From a single Syntrophobacterales bacterium genomic region:
- a CDS encoding thiolase family protein yields MNVFEKAYIPYNGYYSTPFVRWQGSMQNENSIELAGKTARRWLLEKKKIDPAIFDYMYFGITITQPHLFYSHNWAAGILTDNKKNLPALMVNQACTTSTTILNLAALAVEHGSLQVAFGLMADRCSNGGHTVWANPMGPGGEVYSENWLMDNFNNDPNVYPPTKMVQTADNVAKKEGITKEECDAVTLRRYEQYEMALANDRAFQKRYMFPAEVKVSKKKTILIEEDDGVTPTTAEGLAKLSPIEKGGVHSFGVQTHPADGNAGFIVTTREKAKELSADPRIEVRIVSYGFSRVEPGFMAAAPVPAAQMALANAGLKITDMKAIKSHNPFATNDVNFAKKLGNDVMKMNNYGSSIVYGHPQAPTAGRIIAEMIEEVAMAGGGYCLWAGCAAGDTGASMIFKVG; encoded by the coding sequence ATGAACGTTTTTGAAAAGGCCTATATACCCTACAATGGTTATTACTCTACCCCTTTTGTCCGTTGGCAGGGAAGCATGCAGAATGAAAATTCCATCGAACTGGCGGGAAAAACAGCGCGCAGGTGGCTGCTCGAGAAAAAAAAGATCGACCCTGCTATTTTTGACTACATGTACTTCGGGATTACCATTACCCAGCCCCATCTGTTTTACAGCCACAACTGGGCGGCCGGCATACTGACCGACAACAAGAAGAATCTGCCCGCCCTGATGGTAAATCAGGCCTGCACAACTTCCACAACCATCCTGAATCTGGCGGCGCTGGCCGTGGAACACGGCTCGCTGCAAGTGGCCTTTGGTCTGATGGCCGACCGCTGCTCCAATGGCGGCCATACGGTGTGGGCGAACCCGATGGGCCCCGGAGGCGAGGTATATTCGGAAAACTGGCTGATGGACAATTTCAACAACGACCCCAATGTTTACCCGCCCACCAAGATGGTGCAGACCGCCGATAACGTGGCCAAAAAGGAAGGAATCACCAAAGAGGAATGCGATGCCGTGACGTTGCGCCGCTATGAGCAGTACGAGATGGCGCTGGCCAACGACCGGGCCTTCCAGAAACGTTATATGTTCCCGGCGGAGGTAAAGGTCTCAAAGAAAAAAACCATCTTGATAGAAGAGGATGACGGTGTGACCCCAACGACGGCAGAAGGTTTGGCGAAGCTCTCTCCCATTGAAAAGGGCGGAGTTCACAGTTTCGGCGTACAGACGCACCCGGCTGATGGCAACGCCGGCTTCATCGTCACAACCAGGGAAAAAGCGAAGGAATTGAGCGCTGATCCCAGGATCGAAGTCCGGATCGTCTCCTATGGCTTTTCCCGGGTTGAGCCCGGCTTCATGGCTGCGGCGCCGGTGCCGGCGGCTCAGATGGCGCTTGCCAACGCCGGCCTGAAAATCACCGATATGAAGGCGATCAAAAGCCATAACCCCTTCGCGACAAATGACGTCAATTTCGCCAAAAAGCTGGGCAATGACGTTATGAAGATGAATAACTACGGCTCATCCATAGTCTATGGCCATCCCCAGGCGCCGACCGCAGGCAGAATCATTGCCGAAATGATCGAAGAAGTCGCCATGGCAGGCGGCGGCTACTGCCTCTGGGCCGGTTGCGCCGCCGGAGACACCGGCGCCTCCATGATCTTCAAGGTAGGTTAA
- the tilS gene encoding tRNA lysidine(34) synthetase TilS: MLNTVRKTIADNLLLRQGEHVLAAVSGGPDSVALLRILEILAGEYSLKITVAHLNHGLRGDDADRDEDFVRILSEKRNIAFITKRVDVRERQKKTGKSMEESSREERYRFLYETAAGCGAEKIATGHHRDDQVETFFINLLRGAGMDGLKGIAPIRDDCLIRPLLYVSRSEILEFLNREGLAYRTDSSNADQTFLRNSIRNWLLPELTKRYNPQLAAGVARTAEIIRQEDDYLLGVVRQLAASWGIEQDDREIAIPLSEFLQQHRAIQARLIKFSLEGIAAFEKRIGCLHIEAVLELCHKKDNKLRKLDLPARILVEKWAKVLKIMKAPDRVIADGVSKSKGGFEREVEIPGTISLPEINMNIRAEMIDKPGFAELKSHPEAAFIDYDCLHPPLFIRNWRYGDRIDLLGLGGTKKLKKYFIDRKIPGALRGTIPLLVDAQSVIWIAGERISQRVRITEKTKKVLKIELV, from the coding sequence ATGCTCAACACCGTAAGAAAAACCATTGCTGATAATCTTCTCCTCAGACAGGGCGAACACGTTTTGGCCGCCGTCTCCGGCGGCCCTGATTCGGTCGCGTTGCTGAGAATCCTGGAAATTCTTGCCGGGGAATACTCTCTGAAAATCACTGTGGCGCACCTTAACCATGGTCTTAGGGGAGACGATGCCGATCGGGATGAGGATTTTGTACGCATCCTCAGTGAAAAAAGGAATATAGCATTCATAACAAAAAGGGTGGATGTTCGCGAGCGGCAAAAAAAAACCGGGAAGTCCATGGAAGAGAGCAGCCGGGAGGAGCGTTATCGCTTTTTGTATGAAACTGCCGCCGGATGCGGCGCTGAAAAGATAGCCACCGGCCACCATCGGGACGACCAGGTGGAGACGTTCTTTATCAATCTGCTCCGAGGCGCCGGTATGGACGGTCTCAAGGGAATTGCCCCAATTCGGGATGATTGTTTGATCCGTCCGCTGCTGTATGTCAGCCGCAGCGAGATTCTGGAGTTTTTAAACAGGGAGGGGCTTGCTTACAGGACGGACAGCTCCAACGCGGACCAGACTTTTTTGCGCAACAGCATCCGCAACTGGCTTCTTCCCGAATTGACGAAGCGCTACAACCCGCAGCTTGCAGCGGGGGTCGCTCGCACCGCCGAGATCATCCGGCAGGAAGACGATTATCTGCTTGGAGTTGTTCGGCAATTGGCAGCTTCCTGGGGGATAGAGCAAGACGATAGAGAAATTGCCATCCCGTTATCGGAATTTTTGCAGCAGCATCGGGCGATTCAGGCGCGCCTTATTAAATTTTCGTTGGAGGGGATAGCCGCTTTTGAAAAACGTATTGGCTGCCTTCATATAGAGGCGGTTCTGGAATTGTGCCATAAAAAAGACAACAAATTGCGCAAGCTTGATCTTCCCGCGCGGATATTGGTCGAAAAATGGGCGAAGGTCCTGAAGATCATGAAAGCGCCTGATCGGGTAATTGCTGATGGGGTTTCAAAGAGTAAAGGCGGTTTCGAGAGAGAGGTTGAAATTCCGGGGACGATCAGTCTGCCTGAAATCAATATGAATATCAGGGCAGAGATGATTGATAAACCGGGGTTTGCGGAGCTCAAGAGCCACCCGGAGGCGGCTTTTATCGATTATGACTGCCTCCATCCGCCGTTGTTCATAAGAAATTGGCGTTATGGCGACCGGATTGATCTTTTGGGGCTGGGAGGAACAAAGAAGTTGAAAAAATACTTCATTGATAGAAAGATTCCCGGCGCACTGCGGGGAACCATTCCCCTGCTGGTTGACGCTCAGTCGGTTATCTGGATTGCCGGCGAGCGGATAAGCCAGCGGGTGCGCATTACCGAAAAAACTAAAAAAGTGTTGAAAATAGAGTTGGTTTGA
- a CDS encoding anaerobic glycerol-3-phosphate dehydrogenase subunit C: protein MGETEVFPTPEKIFAEIKGIIKGEVLCDAISRTLYSSAACLFQVKPLGILQPRDRDDVIKVVQYASRNKIPLIARGGGTSRVGNELGEGIILDFSRFMNNVLEENVQEKWVRVQPGITPGALNKLLKPRKLFYPIDPSTKEHCTIGGMISNNSSGPHAIKYGATRDTVLSLEIVLANGEMITTGPVANGNVFEKAGTLYQGIADVLARYAKPLADERPFTIKNSSGYDLWRIQQEGFLDMTPLLVGSEGTLGIITEAKIRLSPLPGKTLGGLVYFDSLEKVGQAVQKIRELGPTMLEIIERRILDLARQQKAELRPYLPEGVEAMLFIEFEGKDESELRDRFSQVGQAMNGENLAMEIRVAKDQKDMAMLGKVRAISGPILNKTKGAKKPVAFVEDGAVHPGRLPQYIKGLREIFSKYGVDAGIYGHAGDGNMHLMVFLDLRQEEEVQKMLAIAEETYKLIFSLQGTISGEHGDGRLRTFYTRRQYPGLYAAFIEIKKLFDPDNIFNPGAIVGGDENPLARFLKFRKKDEKSSQSAILASEEVQEASGVCSGCGKCRSYCPVAMKVPEEWALGRAKATLIRGYLDGTLDRGILDSPQFREALDSCVNCKRCLTECPSGADIPWLAVMGRAYAVEKGGEPFGQRVLASTRQLCETSSMFAPLANWANSLKPLRRGMEMAVGLDSRRILPKFPKLTLRKMMEKRPHQTSTRKVVFFTGCYTNFNEPEDDGLATVEILEKNGFEVIIPDFRCCGIARLSSGAINAVAEDIKFNISKLLEFTDKNIPIIFSESSCALAVKMEYPKIVHSKEAVSVARNCYDIHDFLMKLHKKGELSLDFGSLNVKIGYHNPCHLRALGIVNEPVELLRLIPGVTVQAYSDECCGIAGTFGLKKKNYDLSLAIGERLFNEIKASAAEQLVTGCGACALQIFQGTQRKAVAPVSLLAKAYRAKKQAAVKTT, encoded by the coding sequence ATGGGTGAGACAGAGGTTTTTCCGACGCCGGAAAAAATATTTGCAGAGATCAAGGGAATAATCAAGGGCGAAGTGCTTTGCGATGCTATCAGTCGCACCCTCTACAGCAGCGCAGCCTGCCTGTTCCAGGTGAAGCCGTTGGGAATTTTGCAGCCCCGGGACAGGGACGACGTAATCAAAGTGGTACAGTATGCGAGCCGCAACAAAATTCCGCTGATTGCCCGGGGAGGAGGCACCAGCCGAGTGGGCAACGAGCTGGGCGAGGGAATCATCCTCGATTTTTCCCGCTTCATGAATAATGTTCTGGAAGAGAACGTCCAGGAAAAATGGGTTCGCGTCCAGCCGGGGATAACGCCGGGCGCCCTGAACAAACTGCTGAAGCCCCGAAAGCTTTTCTATCCGATTGATCCCTCTACCAAGGAGCATTGCACGATAGGCGGCATGATTTCGAACAATTCCAGCGGTCCGCATGCCATAAAATACGGCGCCACCCGCGATACGGTGCTTTCCCTGGAAATTGTTCTTGCGAATGGCGAAATGATTACGACCGGACCTGTTGCCAACGGAAATGTTTTCGAAAAGGCAGGGACTCTTTACCAGGGGATTGCCGATGTGCTGGCCCGCTATGCAAAGCCGCTGGCAGACGAAAGACCCTTTACGATTAAAAATTCGTCTGGTTACGACCTCTGGAGAATTCAGCAGGAGGGGTTTCTGGATATGACTCCCCTGCTCGTGGGTTCCGAAGGGACGCTCGGGATTATTACCGAGGCCAAGATCAGGCTTTCCCCGCTTCCCGGAAAGACACTGGGCGGCCTGGTCTATTTCGATTCACTGGAGAAGGTCGGCCAGGCTGTCCAGAAAATCCGTGAGCTGGGGCCCACAATGCTGGAGATCATTGAACGGCGGATACTCGATTTGGCCCGTCAGCAGAAAGCGGAGTTGCGGCCGTATCTGCCGGAGGGCGTCGAGGCGATGCTGTTTATCGAGTTCGAGGGGAAAGATGAAAGTGAACTCCGCGACAGGTTCTCCCAGGTCGGGCAGGCCATGAATGGCGAAAATCTGGCGATGGAAATCAGGGTGGCCAAAGACCAGAAGGACATGGCCATGTTGGGAAAGGTGCGCGCCATCTCCGGCCCGATCCTCAATAAAACAAAAGGCGCCAAAAAGCCCGTGGCCTTTGTTGAGGACGGCGCCGTTCATCCCGGCCGTCTCCCGCAGTATATAAAGGGATTGCGGGAAATATTCAGCAAATACGGGGTTGATGCAGGCATCTATGGGCATGCCGGCGACGGCAACATGCATTTGATGGTCTTTCTGGACCTGCGTCAGGAGGAAGAAGTGCAGAAGATGCTGGCCATTGCCGAGGAAACCTACAAACTTATTTTCTCGCTGCAGGGAACGATTAGCGGTGAACACGGGGACGGTCGGCTGCGGACTTTTTATACCCGGCGGCAGTATCCCGGGCTTTACGCGGCGTTCATCGAAATAAAAAAACTTTTCGATCCCGACAACATCTTCAACCCCGGCGCCATCGTGGGGGGGGATGAAAACCCCCTGGCCCGATTCCTCAAATTCAGAAAAAAAGACGAGAAGTCATCCCAGTCGGCGATTCTGGCCAGTGAGGAGGTGCAGGAGGCAAGCGGGGTCTGTTCAGGCTGCGGGAAGTGCCGCTCTTATTGCCCTGTGGCAATGAAGGTTCCCGAGGAATGGGCTCTGGGAAGGGCCAAGGCAACGCTGATCCGCGGCTATCTGGACGGAACGCTTGACCGGGGCATTCTGGATTCTCCGCAGTTCAGGGAGGCTCTTGATTCCTGCGTGAACTGCAAAAGATGCCTCACGGAATGTCCCTCCGGCGCCGACATACCCTGGCTTGCGGTAATGGGTCGGGCTTATGCAGTGGAGAAAGGCGGGGAGCCCTTCGGCCAGCGGGTATTGGCAAGTACACGCCAGCTCTGCGAGACATCGAGCATGTTCGCGCCGCTCGCCAATTGGGCTAATTCGCTGAAGCCTCTCCGCAGGGGAATGGAAATGGCCGTGGGGCTCGATTCCCGCCGGATTCTGCCGAAATTTCCGAAGCTCACCCTGCGGAAAATGATGGAGAAACGTCCGCACCAGACCAGCACCCGGAAGGTCGTCTTTTTTACGGGATGCTATACCAATTTTAATGAGCCTGAGGATGATGGTTTGGCAACCGTGGAAATTCTCGAAAAGAACGGTTTTGAGGTTATCATCCCCGATTTCCGCTGCTGCGGCATTGCCCGCCTGAGTTCTGGGGCCATAAACGCGGTTGCAGAGGATATCAAATTCAATATCAGTAAACTGCTGGAATTTACAGACAAAAACATCCCCATTATTTTCAGCGAGTCAAGCTGTGCTCTTGCCGTTAAAATGGAATATCCGAAAATTGTGCATTCAAAAGAGGCGGTAAGTGTGGCAAGAAACTGCTATGATATTCATGACTTTTTGATGAAGCTCCACAAAAAAGGCGAGCTTAGCCTGGATTTCGGCAGTTTGAACGTCAAAATCGGTTACCATAATCCCTGCCATCTGCGAGCGCTCGGCATTGTCAACGAGCCGGTGGAACTGCTCCGGCTGATCCCCGGGGTTACGGTTCAGGCATACTCTGACGAGTGCTGCGGCATCGCGGGCACCTTTGGCCTGAAGAAAAAGAACTATGACCTCTCGCTGGCGATTGGCGAGCGATTATTCAATGAAATAAAGGCTTCCGCTGCTGAGCAGCTCGTGACCGGCTGCGGCGCCTGCGCCCTGCAAATCTTTCAGGGAACGCAAAGAAAGGCGGTTGCCCCGGTTTCCCTGCTCGCGAAAGCCTACAGGGCCAAGAAGCAAGCGGCAGTAAAAACAACCTGA
- the ftsH gene encoding ATP-dependent zinc metalloprotease FtsH, which yields MNPLQKNIALWLVISLVFVMMYHLFSQPKIAQTEMIYSEFLSNVEKSQVSEVTIQGENITGKLTNGTVFKTYAPKDAGAIALLKDKGVRISAKPVDDSPWYMTLLVSWLPMLLLIGVWIFFMRQMQGGGGKAMAFGKSRARLVNDKSKKITFLDVAGVEEAKSELQEVIDFLRDPKKYTRLGGRIPKGLLLVGPPGTGKTLLARAIAGEADVPFLSISGSDFVEMFVGVGASRVRDLFVQGKKNAPCIIFIDEIDAVGRHRGAGLGGGHDEREQTLNQLLVEMDGFESNEGVILVSATNRPDVLDPALMRPGRFDRQVVVPLPDVRGREKILEVHARKTPLEEDVNFSVIARGTPGFSGADIENLVNESVLYAARFNKEKVSMSDFEYAKDKVMMGTERKSMVISDAEKKNTAYHETGHALVARMLPGTDPIHKVTIIPRGMALGLTQQLPVDEKHAYPREFLLNNIVILLGGRAAEEIILKDYTTGAGNDIERATGLARKMVCEWGMSEAIGPLSYGKKEEQIFLGREFASHKDYSEETAKKIDAEINQIVFSSYEKAKGILSENIGLLNSIALVLLEKEVLTGQELDALIKGETLPPIEDVRPQIEEGTPAETTL from the coding sequence TTGAATCCTCTACAGAAAAATATAGCGCTCTGGCTTGTGATCAGTCTGGTTTTCGTTATGATGTACCATCTTTTCAGCCAGCCGAAAATAGCGCAAACAGAGATGATCTATAGCGAGTTTTTAAGCAATGTTGAAAAATCACAGGTTTCCGAGGTGACGATTCAGGGAGAGAACATAACCGGTAAATTGACCAACGGCACGGTCTTCAAGACTTATGCCCCTAAAGATGCAGGCGCGATTGCCCTGCTGAAGGACAAGGGGGTGCGCATTTCCGCCAAGCCCGTTGATGATTCCCCCTGGTATATGACGCTGCTTGTCTCATGGCTGCCGATGCTCCTGCTGATCGGGGTCTGGATATTTTTCATGCGGCAAATGCAGGGAGGGGGGGGCAAAGCGATGGCTTTCGGCAAAAGCCGCGCTCGTCTGGTCAATGACAAATCAAAAAAGATTACATTCCTCGATGTAGCCGGGGTCGAAGAGGCAAAATCCGAACTGCAGGAGGTTATTGACTTTCTGCGCGACCCGAAGAAATACACCAGGTTGGGAGGGCGGATTCCCAAAGGACTATTGCTTGTCGGCCCTCCCGGGACAGGTAAGACTCTGCTGGCCCGGGCAATTGCCGGGGAGGCGGATGTTCCCTTTCTCAGCATCAGCGGCTCGGATTTCGTGGAGATGTTTGTCGGCGTCGGCGCCTCCCGCGTGCGCGATCTGTTTGTCCAGGGAAAGAAGAATGCCCCCTGCATAATCTTCATCGATGAAATAGACGCGGTGGGGCGTCATCGGGGGGCCGGTCTGGGCGGCGGACACGACGAAAGGGAACAGACCTTGAACCAGTTGCTGGTCGAGATGGATGGTTTCGAATCGAATGAGGGTGTAATACTGGTATCTGCTACCAACCGTCCGGATGTTCTGGATCCAGCCCTGATGCGGCCCGGCCGTTTCGACCGCCAGGTGGTGGTGCCGCTTCCGGACGTGCGCGGCAGGGAAAAGATCCTGGAGGTTCATGCCCGTAAGACGCCCCTCGAAGAGGACGTCAATTTCAGCGTTATCGCCCGGGGAACCCCGGGATTTTCCGGCGCCGACATAGAGAACCTGGTCAATGAATCGGTGCTGTACGCCGCCCGTTTCAACAAGGAAAAGGTCTCCATGTCCGACTTCGAGTATGCCAAAGACAAGGTGATGATGGGGACGGAGCGCAAGAGCATGGTGATCAGCGACGCGGAAAAGAAAAACACCGCTTATCACGAAACAGGTCACGCGCTTGTGGCCCGCATGCTTCCCGGAACGGACCCTATTCACAAGGTAACGATCATCCCCCGGGGAATGGCGCTCGGCCTTACCCAGCAACTGCCGGTTGATGAGAAGCATGCCTATCCGCGGGAGTTTCTTCTCAATAACATCGTCATACTCCTTGGGGGGCGGGCTGCCGAGGAAATTATCCTCAAGGATTATACAACCGGGGCCGGGAACGATATTGAGAGAGCTACCGGCCTGGCTCGCAAGATGGTCTGCGAGTGGGGGATGAGTGAGGCGATAGGCCCCCTGAGCTACGGCAAGAAGGAGGAACAGATTTTTCTGGGGAGGGAATTTGCCTCCCATAAGGATTACAGCGAAGAGACGGCCAAGAAGATAGATGCAGAGATAAACCAGATAGTCTTCTCCAGTTATGAGAAGGCAAAGGGCATCCTCTCGGAGAATATCGGTTTGCTCAACAGCATCGCCCTTGTCCTTCTCGAAAAAGAGGTATTGACCGGGCAGGAACTCGATGCACTCATCAAGGGCGAAACCCTCCCGCCAATTGAAGATGTCCGCCCGCAAATTGAGGAAGGCACTCCGGCAGAGACAACCTTATGA
- a CDS encoding HAD-IA family hydrolase encodes MKSVDMLAFDLDGTLIDSTIDLTDSVNHALSTLGLAEITVEAVKGYVGDGVAATVQRALGGQADKYFPEAIALFRDYYEGHLLDHTALYPDVADLLDYFGDKKKVLVTNKTEKYTLRIVKALRIDDCFLDVCGEDSTPFKKPDPRLLELIMEKRGVVPARTVMIGDGANDILLAKRAGAISCAFLNGISDREKLLSLAPDFVCERLSDLKAFFC; translated from the coding sequence ATGAAATCCGTTGACATGCTGGCTTTCGATCTTGACGGCACGTTGATCGATTCAACCATTGATTTGACTGATTCTGTAAATCATGCCTTGTCAACGCTTGGTCTTGCCGAGATAACCGTGGAGGCCGTAAAAGGATATGTTGGCGACGGTGTTGCCGCGACCGTCCAGCGGGCATTGGGAGGTCAGGCGGACAAGTATTTTCCCGAGGCAATAGCGCTGTTTCGCGATTATTATGAGGGGCATCTGTTGGATCATACCGCCCTCTATCCCGACGTTGCTGATTTGCTTGACTATTTCGGTGATAAAAAAAAGGTTCTTGTGACCAACAAGACCGAAAAATATACGCTCAGGATAGTGAAGGCCCTGCGTATCGATGATTGTTTTCTCGATGTTTGCGGAGAGGACAGCACCCCTTTCAAAAAACCGGATCCCCGTCTTCTGGAGCTGATCATGGAAAAAAGGGGGGTTGTTCCGGCGCGCACGGTGATGATAGGCGACGGCGCCAACGATATTCTTTTGGCGAAAAGGGCGGGCGCGATAAGTTGCGCGTTTCTTAACGGGATAAGCGACAGGGAAAAACTGCTCAGTCTCGCCCCTGATTTCGTCTGCGAGCGGCTCTCCGATCTGAAGGCTTTTTTTTGCTGA
- a CDS encoding peptidylprolyl isomerase codes for MAKKIGRYVTIAAVFAFIFGITVGCDANAEKDKTVKQIMAPAGNASAALPAGQNAAPAAKVDGGATAVEVDGLKLTNAEVAAQVEQKLAQIAGQIPPERLEQARGDIRKGIIDGFVNLTLLKKEIATNKVAASEKEITAFIEEVKANMPPGQTIEGFMQQNSMDMAKFREEVGNNIKIKKLIQQEAGGSLKATDKEINDFYATNKQMFLKPESVHARHILVASEAKDDEKTKAQKLAKAEGLRKKLVAGEDFAQLAAKDSDCPSKEKGGDLGTFGRGQMVKPFEDAAFSQAPKAIGPIVKTDFGFHIIQVLEHKASETLKLDGEMKKKIAAFMERQKQEENFEKMMKRLKTGTKIVING; via the coding sequence GTGGCTAAGAAAATTGGGCGGTATGTTACTATTGCGGCGGTATTTGCTTTTATCTTCGGCATTACAGTCGGGTGCGATGCGAATGCGGAAAAAGACAAGACGGTTAAACAGATTATGGCGCCGGCGGGGAACGCCTCGGCGGCCTTGCCTGCCGGACAAAACGCAGCCCCGGCCGCAAAGGTGGATGGAGGCGCAACAGCCGTTGAAGTAGATGGACTGAAGCTCACGAATGCCGAAGTCGCCGCGCAAGTTGAGCAGAAATTGGCGCAAATTGCCGGACAGATACCCCCGGAGCGTTTGGAACAGGCCAGAGGGGATATCCGCAAGGGAATAATAGACGGGTTTGTTAATTTGACCCTCTTGAAAAAGGAGATAGCGACCAATAAGGTTGCGGCGAGTGAAAAGGAGATTACTGCCTTCATCGAGGAAGTTAAGGCGAATATGCCGCCTGGACAGACGATCGAGGGATTTATGCAGCAAAACAGCATGGATATGGCGAAATTTCGCGAAGAGGTCGGCAACAACATCAAGATAAAAAAGCTTATCCAGCAGGAGGCGGGGGGAAGCCTTAAGGCAACAGATAAGGAAATCAACGATTTCTATGCCACAAACAAACAGATGTTTTTAAAGCCGGAATCGGTGCATGCCCGGCACATTCTGGTGGCCAGTGAAGCGAAGGACGACGAAAAGACCAAGGCGCAGAAGTTGGCCAAGGCTGAAGGACTTCGTAAAAAATTGGTGGCCGGGGAGGATTTTGCGCAGTTGGCAGCCAAAGATTCCGATTGTCCAAGCAAGGAAAAAGGCGGAGATCTTGGAACATTTGGCCGCGGGCAGATGGTCAAGCCCTTCGAGGATGCCGCCTTTTCACAGGCGCCCAAGGCGATCGGCCCGATTGTCAAGACCGATTTCGGGTTTCATATAATCCAGGTGCTTGAACATAAGGCCTCCGAAACGCTAAAACTGGACGGCGAGATGAAAAAGAAGATTGCCGCCTTTATGGAACGGCAAAAGCAGGAAGAAAATTTTGAAAAAATGATGAAAAGGTTGAAGACGGGAACGAAGATAGTTATAAACGGTTAA
- a CDS encoding MBL fold metallo-hydrolase, protein MRHRNAGKVCDRLWYLGREESGVYLLEGDDCSLIISGGMSYLAPVVLEQMREFQINEAKIDKLIILHAHFDHVGLVPFFKRRYPELQIFALARGWEILKMEKAIGTINSSSLMVAKRVGVEDLLKGMDLEWRDDVSGSVVEEGSVLDLGGLTVRVLETPGHSSCSLSAYCQEIKALFPSDGGGIPFEDIIAPAGNSNFTQYQQSLAKLSSLPVDIFCADHYGYVTGEEANNYIQNSMESAREHRTKIEAIYRRTGSVEETVQEVVAAVYKERPNYFLSPEIYAGVYRQTVRHIASAMGER, encoded by the coding sequence ATGAGACACCGCAATGCGGGCAAGGTATGTGATCGCCTCTGGTATCTCGGGCGCGAGGAATCGGGCGTTTACCTGCTGGAGGGGGATGATTGTTCGCTGATTATAAGCGGCGGGATGAGTTATCTGGCGCCTGTTGTTCTCGAACAGATGCGGGAGTTCCAAATAAATGAGGCGAAAATAGATAAACTTATCATTCTGCACGCCCATTTTGATCATGTGGGACTGGTTCCGTTCTTCAAGCGCCGCTATCCGGAGTTGCAGATTTTCGCCCTTGCCCGGGGGTGGGAGATACTGAAGATGGAAAAGGCGATTGGCACGATCAATTCCTCCAGCCTGATGGTAGCCAAAAGGGTAGGGGTTGAGGATTTGCTGAAGGGGATGGATCTGGAATGGCGGGATGATGTCAGCGGCTCCGTTGTTGAGGAGGGAAGCGTGCTCGATTTGGGTGGTTTGACGGTGCGGGTTTTGGAAACGCCGGGTCACTCCTCCTGCTCCCTTTCTGCGTACTGTCAGGAAATAAAAGCGCTTTTTCCGTCGGATGGAGGGGGAATCCCCTTCGAGGACATAATCGCCCCCGCCGGCAACTCCAATTTTACCCAATATCAGCAAAGTCTGGCGAAGCTTTCCTCTTTGCCGGTGGATATTTTCTGTGCCGATCATTATGGGTATGTAACGGGCGAAGAGGCAAATAACTATATCCAAAACAGCATGGAGTCGGCAAGGGAGCATCGAACGAAAATTGAGGCCATTTACCGGCGAACCGGTTCTGTGGAGGAAACGGTGCAAGAGGTTGTGGCCGCGGTCTATAAAGAACGTCCCAACTACTTTCTTTCCCCGGAGATATATGCCGGGGTTTACCGCCAGACAGTGCGGCACATTGCCTCGGCCATGGGGGAGAGATGA
- a CDS encoding diguanylate cyclase codes for MGGAYLYQKSVLTEESITKAAEISRVIKAALKGQMFTHNTQLTQTLVDEVNTFSNVDDIYIINHEGVVKFSQNHSLLGEQFFKERGECRQCHHDATGKKHLTLQTRNSHGDSVLRNVTHIYNEAACYSCHPGSQRILGLLFVDYSTTDTDAFIASTLWRVFLTAVAAFIVLSLVVFYIANHLIYNTIRLLIDGTREIIKGNYNKQISYQGNREFAALANSFNDMSSGIVRRIGAASCPKSGTEVKDILLAADEALYKAKETGRNKVVFG; via the coding sequence ATGGGAGGTGCGTACCTGTACCAAAAGTCTGTACTTACCGAGGAGTCAATAACGAAGGCAGCGGAGATTAGTAGGGTAATTAAAGCAGCCCTGAAAGGCCAGATGTTTACGCACAACACTCAATTGACTCAGACACTGGTTGACGAAGTCAATACTTTCAGCAATGTCGACGATATATACATCATAAATCACGAGGGAGTTGTCAAATTTTCTCAGAATCATTCACTCCTCGGGGAACAATTCTTCAAGGAGCGCGGCGAATGCCGCCAGTGCCACCATGATGCAACAGGGAAAAAACACCTGACGCTGCAAACCAGAAATTCCCACGGCGATTCAGTTTTAAGAAATGTTACCCACATATACAATGAGGCAGCCTGTTATTCCTGCCACCCTGGCAGCCAAAGGATTCTCGGCCTGCTGTTTGTCGATTATTCCACAACCGATACAGACGCCTTTATTGCATCAACGCTTTGGAGGGTCTTTCTTACCGCGGTGGCGGCTTTTATCGTCCTCTCCCTTGTGGTATTTTATATTGCCAACCACCTCATCTACAATACCATAAGGCTGCTTATCGACGGCACAAGAGAAATTATCAAAGGCAATTACAATAAACAAATCAGTTATCAGGGGAACAGGGAATTCGCCGCTCTCGCCAACTCCTTCAATGACATGTCCAGCGGCATTGTCCGTCGCATCGGCGCCGCTTCCTGTCCCAAGAGCGGCACTGAGGTAAAAGACATCCTTCTTGCCGCAGACGAGGCCCTGTATAAGGCGAAAGAGACGGGCAGAAACAAGGTGGTTTTCGGTTAG